Genomic window (Vigna radiata var. radiata cultivar VC1973A chromosome 1, Vradiata_ver6, whole genome shotgun sequence):
TCTCATCCTCATTCTACattcaaacacaacaaaagctGTCTTCAgtgttggtggtggtgttggtgtAGGTGTAGGTGTAGGCGttggtgttggtgttggtgttggCAATGGAAATGGGGGTGGCAATGGTGGAATGGTTTGGGTTGGAGGAGGGATTAACAGCCCAGAGCCCCATGGATCTTCAGTGCCAAAACCTGAAGGAGCTTACACAGCTCTCCAAGCTTGGAAATCTGCAATCACTGAGGACCCtcttaatattttagaaagttgGGTTGGTCCAAATGTGTGTTCTTACAAAGGAGTCTTCTGTGCAAATCCTCAAGACGAAATGGTTGCATCAGCATTCCCAGTTGTTGCAGGCATAGATCTCAACCATGCAAATCTGAAAGGAACTCTAGTCAAAGAGCTGTCTCTACTCAGTGATTTGTCTCTTCTCCATCTCAACACTAACAGATTCACGGGTTCTGTTCCTGATACATTCAGAGACCTGGTTTTTCTGGAAGAGTTAGACCTCAGCAACAACCAACTTTCAGGTCCTTTCCCTGTTGCTACTTTGTACATGCCTGGCCTCATCTACTTAGACCTAAGATTCAACTACTTCTCTGGGGCCCTTCCCGAGGAACTTTTCATCAAGAATCTGGATGCAATATTTCTCAATAACAACCAGTTTGAAGGTGAAATTCCCCAAAACTTGGGTAGCTCCCCAGCCTCGGTGATAAACCTGGCCAACAACAAGTTGAGTGGAAACATCCCAGCAAGTTTGGGCTTCATGGGTTCTAAAATAAAGGAGATTCTGTTCCTGAATAACCAGTTAACTGGTTGCATCCCTGAGGGAGTGGGGCTATTCACGGAGATGCAAGTTCTGGATGTGAGCTTCAACTCACTTATGGGTCATTTGCCAGACACACTGTCATGCCTTCAAGACATAGAAGTTCTGAACTTGGCTCATAACAAGCTCTCTGGGGAGTTATCAGACGTAGTATGCTCTTTGAGAAGTCTTGCAAATCTAACTGTTGCTTACAATTTCTTTTCCgggttcagccaacaatgctcAAGGCTTTTCTTTAGGAATGTGGGTTTTGATTTCTCCCTAAACTGCATTCCTGGGAGGGACATGCAGAGACCTCAACCTGAATGCTCTGTCATCCCAGGTGGTAGCCTTAGTTGTCTCAGAATCCCCACACCAAGGCCTCTTGTTTGTGGTTCAATGGCTGTAAGTAATTCTAAGCACATTCATCCCATTTCACCATCTCCTTGATGGTAATCGCATTATTAGTTACATAACAGGTTGGTCATAGCTGTTCCATTAATTACTGCTACCAATCTTCATTCACATTCTGCTAATTTACTTCTTAAAAGATTCCTTGTGCATATTCGTAATTAATGGAAATTTATTTGGGATGCTTCTAATATCTACTCTATCTATCTACCTTCACCCGCATCATCAAAGATGGATAGCTTAGTTTATGTTTCCCGTGACATGTTTGCTTGATTTTAGCTACTTTATTTTGTACTGCTTTATCACGGGTTCTTCAATTATTCCGTCAACAACTTCACTAACCACATTCGACAAGACCCTACTTGATAGCTTCTAAACAGATAAATTTCACACCACTGTAATGCACTAGGTTACATCAAAAGGTTATATCTAAATTACTTGGAAAGCTGCTCTTGTCCAAATTCAACTTCAATAATACAAGTGATGATATTGCATGAGATTGCCATTGTGGCTTGCTCATACTTCAAGATATACAAATTATTAGATAGGTATTAATGCACCAATAAATATGCATACTGCATAGATTGCACATTAGAGATGCCGTTGTTTAAACACCCTcacaagtttaaaatatttagtgcTATTTGGTGAAACCTGCtaactaaaacacaaaaataaagtaaaattaagttttgatatgtgcttttttttatcaattttttttaatatttagtgaaaagatatcaaataaaaatgtttcagATATAGAATCCgtgattaaagatattttcaCACTTTACTTCAAGTTCGTTTAAGTATTTCTCAACGTTTTTAATCAAAATCTCTCTttgtgtaaaattttaaatttacaataaatacaatcacttacttttttatcaataatcTTAATTAGAAGTAATGTTTACGAATAATTATTTTCCGGAAACCGTCCTCCATGACGTGTAGACATCAAATTATTCAACTAGTCGTTCCTTCTTAGTGACCTAATCCTATCGGCCCCAATAGTACAAtttaatatcttaatatttaatatcaagacttctaatttttttggtttagagaggaaattattatgaaactgttgttttaaaatgatttaaaatcatTCCTAAAAAACACCCTGATGTCGATCTAGTTAGAGGTTTAAATAATTGGTTAGAGATTCTGGACTCAAACTGCAGCACCATTGTTGtacaatgaaatgaaaaataatcattcCTCAGTTTTTAAATTACCATGTTGCAACAGACAATAAGCATTACATTACCATGAAAAAATCACGGCAGGGAACTAAAACTGGGAATcgtaaaaaataatacagatTTCTGAGAAGACATTGCTATGGAATATAATACATTGGGTTTGGAAGTTTGAAAGACCGTGCGGCTACTGCATAACCCCACAAATCACTCCACTGATCCCCAGAGCTTCCATGAATCATGTAGCCTTCGTTCTCCacctcttctctcttctcaGACTTGTAACTAATGGCAGGTTTGCCTTTATCAGAAGACCCTCTGTTTCGTTAACAAAGAGTTTCAGTTGGaacttattcaataaaataagataCATATTTCCAAGAACCAGTAATTTATGTACCTTAAGATAAGTCTCTCCCAATTTCTGTACCCTGAAAGCAGAAGGTTTGTCTCCGTGTCATTCCTTTGATACTCACTCCTCCCAGTTAAGAGAAATATCTTGAACCCCAATTCCTTAAGCTcgttatacaaaattaaattggCTGCCAAAGCTGGGGCAGCAGCCGAGTGCACCCAAGTATCAAAGGAAGTCTCGTTGAAGATATCAAATCTGCAGTTTAAAACAAAAGCCCATAATCAACTTCAACAAAGAAATTCTGACAAGCAACTGCCATGGGTTAAGAAAATCACTGACAGATTTCAGTGTTCACTcgttttttaattgaaagaaagaacacGAGTCTTTTGGCTAAAATTAACTTCCGAACCACATTGCATCTATTCATTAATCCCCCCAATTCCAAGACATAGGACCGAGAGCCATTGATAATTGATAAAGTGCCCTTCCTAGTTTCAGTTATTCTTTAACTTTAGGCAACTTTTCAATTCGTAAAAATAACAGAATCCTTGACAATTACAGTTGTAGAAACCCATCTTCGAAACAGTTCAGATTTCCTTTTCCTAAAGGCTAGTTACATCGAGTGTTATACATCCAGCACTTTTAACTCCCATCAAAACTTTCACCCAAAAGCAACTTCTCAACTAAAGATTCTCTCTGGAACATCAATGATAAGAAAAGATacatttgaaaaagtttatttgcagctatttaataaaataagcacttgtttttaaatatttctttttttaaatatgacaTGAAAACAATTTAGCCTATGTGGTTTTAAGTTTGGATTTTTCCAAATTCAGTTTAGAAAGGAAAATCAACTTTGAAAAATATCTGGTTAGTCTTAAAAGTATGTTTGTACATTAAAATTTTGCCTTAAATCTCAGTTTAATAGAAGTGAGACTTGGGTTAATCTTGTAAACTTGGTTTACAAACTTAATTTTAACCCAAAcataagatcaaattataatcCAAATATGTATTATACAAATTGTAATCCAAACATACGCTTGACCATAATTATATACATCAATTTAATCTTGTTTCTACTCCAAGTATAAAAGTGACTTGCACATaaataattagataataaaaacttattaaatacaATGATCATCCATCTAAACTATTTGATCAAATAATTAAGcctcaaacaatttttttatctagtAAACCATTTTCTTTCGGCAAAATggaacaatttaaatataataaatgaatttatatattttttgggtAGGCTAAtgctatttatattataattactttGAACAGGGCATAAGAATTGTACTACCAAAGACTAAAACAATTATAGCTTAGCATATAAGCGTATAACAATGGCATTGCATTATACTTTGAGCTACCCCTGCATCTTTTTCATGTCATTGACCTACCCATTCAAGATAAACATCACACAACCCATCCCCTTTGTCTTTTTCTTGCTTCTggtaaaaaaacttaaaagaaaattcatgcAGAACTTTCAACCCATGACATAAATTTGGATATTATGACAGTTCAGTCCGAATTTGTAACtctaattttttacaataacgagctcttattttaataaacatgttttttgtaAGTCTAAGATTTCATAAAAATGGACATTCTATAGACCTTCAACAACTAATGTTCACGTGAATGGCCAGAGATCCAACATTGGTTCTTTCATACGTGTCAATTGGACAGATCATCCATAGTGACTACAGTAGATGCAATTTAGCCTTATGGACATTCTATAGACCTTCAACAACTAATGCTCACGTGAAAGGCCAGAGATCCAACATTGGTTCTTTCATACGTGTCAATTGGACAGATCATCCATAGTGACTACAGTAGATGCAATTTAACCTTTTGTACCATTATTTcatgaaaaagttatttaaaagaGTAGCTTAGAAAATGTACTGTTTTCTCTAGAAAAGTATCCTATAAAGCAGCTTTGTATTTGTATTCAATAATTACTATACGAGAAATTGTTTCAACAATGGTTAGCAAGCATTTGGAGCCTAATGAGGTTCAGGACAAACAAATTCCAATCAAAATCCTAGGGCTACAAAACGCAAAAATCTAAACCCAATCAGCATAATCATCGCTTACCCGAATCCAATTTGTTGATAGTAAGGCACGTTGGAGAGGAGCGTCTCGTCGATGTCGAACACCCACGCGTCTCTTCCGTCTCCGACCATTCTCACGCTCCTCGCGAACGCCAACGACAAATTCCCAACAACTTCGCAGTCCCTCCGGTACCGCTCTCCGGTCATGTACTCGGCCACGAAATCCACGCAATTCACCGGCACGCGCTCCCACGCCCCCGCGTTGTTCGTCTCCACCGCCAGCCTCCAGCTGTCGCAGTAATCGCTCGAGATTGCCTTCTCCGACGGCAACCTCAGCATCGGCTCCGACCGAATGTGGCTGACCGTTGAGAGGGCCACCAGCAGGGACAGCAGCCACACGCCGGAATCCATCACCGGAAAACAGATAGGCCGCTGAAGGGATCCGGTAGCCGGCGActactttctttttcctttttctatatataaaataaaagggagaaagaaaaaattggtttttaaaatGCAACTGAATGGAACTATAATTCCCCTTCGTTCGCATCGGGCTGAGTTTTATGGGCTTATAAAAACCtcatcctatttttttttttttaactttctaaaattatattttatttaaaaataaacttttgcaGAAAACAAACACATGAACTAGGATtacttttttcagtttttgcaACTTAATCCCTCATCAAAATTAAATctaattggattaaaaaaacttgttaatttaaattttaaagtgtgTTTGATATATACattctttttaaagttttactaaaattttagatgtaaaatgttgaatttattatttaatatgattgaattagaggtaattaaatgagttattttatcaataatgtTAGCATAAGTTTCAAAGaactgatttaaaaaataaatattaataatacttGTATGGTATAAAGCATAAGGTTAGTATCCACGACTGATCCATCCATACTTATGATtaagtataataattaaatgaataaagatattgataacgatagaaaaactatttttgagtaacaaaataaatttaaacgtaaatttgttttattctctCAATCCTacacaaatatatacatacagaAAACAATACTAtttgaataaacaaataaaaatttgaatatataagcAGACATTTGCCTGCTGTTTGTTTGTCTGTACAGCTCGGTGCAAAAAATGCTGCTAAAATCACCTAATTTTTACTGTTCAGAAAACCCAACCACGACAAAAACAAGAATCGGTCCAAGCTGCAAGTACGTGATTGATTAATGGCAAGCTCAAACCAAAGTTTTCACATTGGCTATCACTGCAGCAGATGGTACCACATAATTTAAGGAACAATGTTTAATGTTTGACTAGGGAAAAGAAACATGTTCTTCATGACAAAGCTCTTTCCTGAGTTTATGCGAAAAGAGCTGGCATGCATCCATGCTAAGATCAATGGCAGCAGAGACTGCAATGAACAAAGCAGCATCAGCCATGCACGTCACGTGCTGTGCTCCAACTTGCACCAGAGGTTTGCTCACTTTGCCTTCACCTTCAACAGTAGAACCCATCACAAACCCTTTTCCTGGTAACCTTGAACTCAACCCTGAATCCTTCATCACTTTGTAGTCAATGCAGAATTGGCCACCCTTTTTCACATTCATTGTAGCCTCAGCGATAGGTATGCCATTCACGGGTCCATTCTCAGCAACAAGCTCGAACTTGTAGCCCAAGCCATCTACGGGACCTCTCTCTCGCCATGCTTCTAGCCGACCCCATGGTTTCCAGCTACTCACCGAGCCACCATTCGGCCGCAGAATCAGCCATGCACCTGGGTTTGATCTTGAAACTCTATCTGAACCAGGAGAAGGAACAAACGGGGTGATCATGGAAGCAGCAGCAACCGGTGAGCCAGAGAGATCATGGATCATCACCATCCAACCCTTTCTCTCCCTCCCATGACGCTCTCTAACACCCTTCAAGGTTCTCCTCCATCTACTCAGATTCTTCCCAAAATCTGAAGGTAGAGACCTGAATTTCCAACAgtaataagaaacaaaacatttaatgtatcttgttttcatattttttatatttttatattgcaCATGTTTATACATATCATATCATGTGTAATCtagttaaattttcattacttttctaAACATTTGAATAGTTTATAAGCACAATATCTTGTGGCATCAATATCAGATACGAATACTGTTCATGACTAAGTAAGAAGTATAATTAAACcgaaaaacataataaatttagtaaGACAAGAAACAACGTAATAAAACTGTCAAACGTGGTAGGATACTAAATTATGAGATATTGAGACTGCAGGCAGATCAGTGGCACATGGGAGGGAATCCACGGCTGTTTAGTTTCGCAGTTTGAAAAATCTCTGCTGTCTGTTTGACCAAACATGGCCCTTGGCTGTATATGCAGCCAGATATATACTACAGGCACATGCAGGgaaaacttaatttaaacttGTCAAACATTTTAGTTAATTCTAGCTTGAGGataaagtgaaagaaagaagaaaggtaAGGAAGACAAGAGATGCAACACTTTtatcctttcttattttttacctttttcttcaatttacaAGATAAAAATGTGTAAGACTAAAAATATGGTAATGTGGTTTGGTAGAAACTCCATGGATATGGACAAACCAGCCAGTCCAGATGCCTAACCTCACCTTAATTCATTACTATAATTAACCAAACATATTAGCCCCACCTCTCATAACTTTGCCAACCCACATCAATAATCCTTGCATCACAAAACTTTCCTATTTTGACatacttttttataacttttttttataacttttttgaaacgtgtaatattttattggtctattaaaatttatatttaaaaaatatttaaaatgaattgatCACAAATTTTTTTTCCCTTACCAATGTGATTCCCATGTCACCCCATTATTCCATTATTAGATCTCTATTTCTCAGATTCTGTGCTGGTTTTGTTGGTGTTgcattaaaattacattaaagttaatattttaaaaatatttttaatacattttaaaacattaaaattagtgttcataaatatattttaaaactaaacagAAAAACAACTCAGAAAAACTTAATagagaatttaaattatttacttttgggactaaatattgattttttaaaatatattgactATATTGttcatcaatatattttaaaactcagCAGAAAAACAACTCAGGAAAAACCAATGAAAAAtctaaattctttatttttgggACTAAAGCGTAAGCAGTTAGTTTAGTTgactttttgaaaattatattaacaatttaCTAAACTAATCTTCAttgttaatgtttttatatatatatatttttttcaatatttactaataataaaaaaaacacaagccATCGTGATATTAATAtggatatatataaaaaaatcctaAACCATAGAATgccaaataattaaattaaacaaaatatatacacttTTACATCCCAAAACAGTTACAATTTCAGttattaaatctaaattttaaagcACATTAAAAATCCATAAAGTTACAACATGGTAATGAAGCTTAAACGAGAATCTAAATCGGCCATAACTTAATTATGTCCGGTCTCTCGagtactttttgtttttcttttcaattaaaaattgaactttatgataaaagtttttaataaagttCAGTATGATTGAACTTTAATTGAAGAACAACctcaaaaatacaaattatataaataagtttggttaacatcaaaatatgaagaagaaagaaaaaactgtaacaatttttttttatttcacatgtTTAACCTGTAACCTCTATTTCTCTTTGCCAAAAACTCCGaggaaattataaatatatttaatttttaaaatatgtaaatggAAAAAGGTGAGAAAGATGAAGTGTGTGTGTTAGAGTGGTTggttgaaaactaaaatatagcACATAATAGCAGAAGAGATTGAAAACTAAAATGca
Coding sequences:
- the LOC106764447 gene encoding leucine-rich repeat extensin-like protein 4, which codes for MENSCILAFLILILHSNTTKAVFSVGGGVGVGVGVGVGVGVGVGNGNGGGNGGMVWVGGGINSPEPHGSSVPKPEGAYTALQAWKSAITEDPLNILESWVGPNVCSYKGVFCANPQDEMVASAFPVVAGIDLNHANLKGTLVKELSLLSDLSLLHLNTNRFTGSVPDTFRDLVFLEELDLSNNQLSGPFPVATLYMPGLIYLDLRFNYFSGALPEELFIKNLDAIFLNNNQFEGEIPQNLGSSPASVINLANNKLSGNIPASLGFMGSKIKEILFLNNQLTGCIPEGVGLFTEMQVLDVSFNSLMGHLPDTLSCLQDIEVLNLAHNKLSGELSDVVCSLRSLANLTVAYNFFSGFSQQCSRLFFRNVGFDFSLNCIPGRDMQRPQPECSVIPGGSLSCLRIPTPRPLVCGSMAVSNSKHIHPISPSP
- the LOC106764502 gene encoding acid phosphatase 1, with the translated sequence MDSGVWLLSLLVALSTVSHIRSEPMLRLPSEKAISSDYCDSWRLAVETNNAGAWERVPVNCVDFVAEYMTGERYRRDCEVVGNLSLAFARSVRMVGDGRDAWVFDIDETLLSNVPYYQQIGFGFDIFNETSFDTWVHSAAAPALAANLILYNELKELGFKIFLLTGRSEYQRNDTETNLLLSGYRNWERLILRGSSDKGKPAISYKSEKREEVENEGYMIHGSSGDQWSDLWGYAVAARSFKLPNPMYYIP
- the LOC106765408 gene encoding uncharacterized protein LOC106765408; this encodes MDPCPFVRLMVDSLALNLPSATKAPPISGVHPSTTPCFCKIRTTNFPSQTALLPLSPSSSSAPDAVTAAPGFHLDSATLSRPISLRVAVYSGSTARACGVSAAKLLGRLTLTLDLTSARDRPITFHSGWLSLRRNKTGSEPNRKPSTRLHMVVRSEPDPRFVFQFGGEPECSPVVFQIQENNIRQPVFSCKFSADRNSRSRSLPSDFGKNLSRWRRTLKGVRERHGRERKGWMVMIHDLSGSPVAAASMITPFVPSPGSDRVSRSNPGAWLILRPNGGSVSSWKPWGRLEAWRERGPVDGLGYKFELVAENGPVNGIPIAEATMNVKKGGQFCIDYKVMKDSGLSSRLPGKGFVMGSTVEGEGKVSKPLVQVGAQHVTCMADAALFIAVSAAIDLSMDACQLFSHKLRKELCHEEHVSFP